In Drosophila santomea strain STO CAGO 1482 chromosome 3L, Prin_Dsan_1.1, whole genome shotgun sequence, a single window of DNA contains:
- the LOC120449302 gene encoding uncharacterized protein LOC120449302 has product MVIQRSWKIPTDVGGSLNSSTSSANEVQQRSSPGMQLQAANSSSDDSDCSNQTTHSMDTRVASPVEGGRKQTDKDVAPESNTITLSLLGESTSSDAESSQKYVTTPDMAENMLQRIRQRLGGSHNMESGGSAESAMRALELLRISVQQAFDAEVNELIKKYMQNYFKPAFGNIKENLGQHSVNEETLQKMSSCALLENAKAQYTNFVRQHRLVANATDPQRLALKRSAKQDLNPISKVFAGTVGFVPNKPMPCTATTSNQLPAQTQNPAAQPLLLPQPELQTVQPLQQQPEQTQTQNQQQPQHRSSVTPLVGGTLPTPVRRQIFWNTAQISTTTKFVLDVQANLAFGFGTDGKERLASKHPELIRYLPDGEDREWLATRGIIPAENRSSRFLFLIYDEVCRLQQTHELYRHKTNIDLSMMLTFSVTDAMIHKMRLFFVDLNIKSRGLITNSYILPSQQQSGNTNNSHLRNALLQGVSAQQSSAVTTPPSDEAALKELPAASPTPCLQGQVVGSTTTPLKTKLAASSTLSSSHATLTALLNNGGTVVGATPPGNSTSSTIAKFRN; this is encoded by the exons ATGGTCATTCAGCGAAGTTGGAAAATACCCACTGATGTGGGCGGTTCCTTAAATAGCAGCACCTCATCAGCGAACGAGGTGCAGCAGCGTTCGTCCCCGGGCATGCAGCTGCAGGCAGCCAACTCCTCCTCGGATGACTCCGACTGCTCTAATCAAACCACACATTCGATGGACACACGGGTGGCCAGTCCGGTTGAGGGTGGCAGAAAGCAGACGGACAAGGATGTGGCACCTGAAAGCAACACAATCACCTTGTCCCTGCTGGGCGAATCCACCTCTTCCGATGCAGAGTCCTCGCAG AAATATGTAACCACACCAGACATGGCCGAGAACATGTTACAACGCATTCGCCAACGACTCGGTGGTTCCCACAATATGGAAAGTGGCGGGAGTGCTGAGTCCGCCATGAGAGCCCTAGAACTTTTGAGAATCAGTGTACAGCAAGCCTTTGATGCGGAGGTCAATgagctaattaaaaaatatatgcaa AACTACTTTAAGCCCGCTTTTGGCAACATCAAGGAGAACCTGGGCCAGCATTCTGTTAATGAGGAAACGCTTCAGAAGATGTCCTCGTGCGCTTTATTGGAGAATGCGAAGGCTCAGTACACGAACTTTGTGCGCCAGCATCGTTTGGTTGCTAACGCCACGGATCCCCAGCGTTTGGCTCTCAAACGCTCAGCTAAACAGGACCTCAATCCAATTAGTAAAGTGTTTGCTGGAACCGTGGGTTTTGTGCCAAACAAACCCATGCCCTGCACGGCGACTACATCCAACCAGTTGCCAGCCCAGACCCAAAACCCTGCGGCGCAGCCTCTCTTGCTTCCTCAACCGGAGTTGCAAACAGTTCAGCctctgcagcagcaaccggAACAAACACAAACGCAAAACCAACAGCAACCGCAGCATCGCTCCTCGGTGACTCCACTGGTGGGTGGCACTCTGCCCACTCCTGTGCGCCGGCAGATATTCTGGAACACCGCGCAGATCTCGACTACCACCAAGTTCGTGTTGGATGTGCAGGCCAACCTAGCGTTTGGTTTTGGCACCGACGGTAAGGAAAGATTGGCCAGCAAGCATCCCGAATTGATACGCTACTTGCCGGATGGCGAGGACAGGGAGTGGCTGGCAACTCGTGGGATTATTCCCGCCGAGAATCGCAGCTCACGGTTCTTGTTTCTCATCTACGATGAAGTGTGCCGGCTGCAGCAAACACACGAGCTGTATCGGCACAAAACCAACATAGATCTCAGCATGATGCTTACCTTCAGCGTCACCGATGCCATGATACACAAGATGCGGCTCTTCTTCGTGGACCTGAACATCAAGAGCCGCGGACTTATAACAAACTCGTATATTTTGCCCAGCCAGCAGCAGTCGGGGAATACCAACAACAGTCATTTAAGAAATGCTCTGCTCCAGGGTGTCTCAGCTCAGCAAAGCTCAGCGGTAACAACACCACCGTCTGATGAAGCTGCGCTGAAGGAGCTCCCGGCTGCATCACCCACTCCTTGTTTGCAGGGTCAGGTGGTTGGCAGCACGACAACGCCGTTGAAGACCAAGCTGGCTGCCAGTTCAACGCTCAGCTCCTCGCATGCCACACTTACGGCCTTGCTGAACAACGGGGGAACTGTTGTAGGAGCAACTCCACCAGGGAACTCCACTTCCAGCACCATCGCCAAatttagaaattaa
- the LOC120449303 gene encoding snurportin-1, whose product MDSSFQELYKKGLDMGEQQKQRQKELLKQQKLRRQQEQDDSRPLQKPGKTAPKKKKGRRSGHQKGIPYRPQLSEWLRHKPEDLSEWLLVPCPAGKRFLVVASRGITKAYSKGGWMFMDWRSSLPGDWQLQKGQTILDCVYVEDADTFYVLDAIAFGQQDLQECEASFRFYWLRARFEENDYAKISEHNEKKFKLLDHFDFEDTSAVEQALHKYPIFPENKPVLDGFLFYHKEASYVCRETPLVCWLFPFMMQDVLGLPVSKSYEAPEDYQPSHVLQYMDTFDRKLAEHRKNLKEQKKRVNELEQAPHTMEADEDVESDEYDSLKRVLDQQRRLEMGEFDMDCAEPPSADGC is encoded by the coding sequence ATGGACTCGAGTTTTCAGGAGCTGTACAAGAAGGGTCTGGATATGGGtgagcagcagaagcagcgcCAAAAGGAGCTTCTAAAGCAGCAGAAACTGCGCCGTCAGCAGGAACAGGATGACTCACGTCCGCTGCAAAAGCCCGGGAAAACGGCGCCAAAGAAGAAAAAGGGAAGACGTTCTGGTCACCAAAAAGGCATCCCATACAGACCACAACTTTCGGAGTGGCTGCGACACAAGCCCGAGGACCTCAGTGAGTGGCTACTGGTTCCGTGTCCTGCTGGCAAAAGGTTCCTGGTGGTGGCAAGCAGGGGTATCACCAAGGCGTACTCCAAAGGCGGCTGGATGTTTATGGATTGGCGATCTTCGCTGCCCGGCGACTGGCAGCTGCAAAAGGGCCAAACAATACTGGATTGCGTGTACGTTGAGGATGCGGACACCTTTTATGTGCTGGATGCCATAGCATTTGGCCAACAGGACTTGCAGGAGTGCGAGGCATCCTTTCGCTTCTACTGGCTGCGCGCCCGATTCGAGGAAAATGATTATGCCAAGATTAGCGAGCACAACGAAAAGAAATTTAAGCTCCTGGATCACTTCGACTTCGAGGACACCTCTGCTGTGGAGCAGGCTCTGCACAAGTATCCCATTTTCCCGGAGAACAAGCCAGTGCTAGATGGCTTCCTATTTTACCATAAAGAGGCTAGTTATGTGTGCCGCGAAACTCCCTTAGTATGCTGGCTGTTTCCATTTATGATGCAGGATGTCCTGGGCTTGCCCGTCAGTAAGAGCTATGAGGCCCCCGAGGACTACCAACCCAGCCATGTGTTGCAATACATGGATACGTTTGACCGAAAGCTGGCAGAGCACAGAAAGAATCTTAAGGAGCAGAAAAAGAGAGTCAACGAACTGGAACAAGCTCCACACACCATGGAGGCGGATGAGGATGTCGAAAGCGATGAGTACGATAGCCTTAAGCGAGTACTGGATCAACAGCGACGTCTGGAGATGGGTGAATTCGACATGGACTGTGCGGAGCCGCCATCAGCTGATGGCTGCTAG
- the LOC120449155 gene encoding probable proline--tRNA ligase, mitochondrial isoform X3, with translation MNKASRIFCPALITPKNAVVKQTEQLSRSQKLLTELGLVKSGSNGTYQIMPMAQRSVDKFIDLVQSNMLLAGGQKIALPILTPTGLWRKTGRLEGDISEFYMVRDRSGKQFLMSPVREPTRRQSLPCWPPPHPFPIANCH, from the exons ATGAATAAGGCCTCCAGAATTTTCTGCCCAGCCCTGATCACACCCAAAAATGCGGTGGTTAAGCAAACGGAGCAACTGTCCCGCAGTCAAAAG CTGCTCACAGAACTGGGATTGGTGAAATCGGGAAGCAATGGCACCTACCAGATAATGCCCATGGCGCAGCGATCGGTGGACAAGTTCATTGATCTGGTGCAGAGCAACATGCTTTTGGCTGGTGGGCAGAAGATCGCCCTGCCCATCCTGACGCCCACGGGACTTTGGAGGAAGACGGGGCGACTGGAAGGCGACATATCCGAGTTCTACATGGTGCGGGATCGCAGCGGCAAGCAGTTCCTCATGAGTCCAGTGAGAGA ACCCACGAGGAGGCAGTCACTGCCATGCTGGCCACCACCTCACCCATTTCCTATCGCCAATTGCCATTGA
- the LOC120449155 gene encoding probable proline--tRNA ligase, mitochondrial isoform X1, whose protein sequence is MNKASRIFCPALITPKNAVVKQTEQLSRSQKLLTELGLVKSGSNGTYQIMPMAQRSVDKFIDLVQSNMLLAGGQKIALPILTPTGLWRKTGRLEGDISEFYMVRDRSGKQFLMSPTHEEAVTAMLATTSPISYRQLPLRLFQIGPKFRDELKTRFGLMRAKEFLMKDMYSFDVCEETARETYSVVNAAYDRLFKQLEVPFVKVNADTGMMGGSVSHEYHYVSAVGEDNLLQCNSCGFAGNAEVVKAPTSCPSCNSTDLKEVRGVEVAHTFLLGDKYSKPLGATFLNTKGKPQSLVMGCYGIGITRVIAAALEVLSSDHELHWPKLLAPYDVCLIGPKQGSKEQSEAEVIENELVLNVGEICGHQELLHDDRKELTIGKRLLEAKRLGHPLTIVVGAKAIRQDSPKLEVHTSKGETLELDLSETLKLVAEHSQYKKGLILGCFQPDNEESKRRSVGHQL, encoded by the exons ATGAATAAGGCCTCCAGAATTTTCTGCCCAGCCCTGATCACACCCAAAAATGCGGTGGTTAAGCAAACGGAGCAACTGTCCCGCAGTCAAAAG CTGCTCACAGAACTGGGATTGGTGAAATCGGGAAGCAATGGCACCTACCAGATAATGCCCATGGCGCAGCGATCGGTGGACAAGTTCATTGATCTGGTGCAGAGCAACATGCTTTTGGCTGGTGGGCAGAAGATCGCCCTGCCCATCCTGACGCCCACGGGACTTTGGAGGAAGACGGGGCGACTGGAAGGCGACATATCCGAGTTCTACATGGTGCGGGATCGCAGCGGCAAGCAGTTCCTCATGAGTCCA ACCCACGAGGAGGCAGTCACTGCCATGCTGGCCACCACCTCACCCATTTCCTATCGCCAATTGCCATTGAGGCTCTTCCAAATTGGTCCCAAGTTCAGGGATGAGCTTAAGACTCGATTTGGCTTGATGCGAGCCAAGGAATTCCTGATGAAGGACATGTACTCCTTTGATGTCTGCGAGGAAACAGCCAGGGAAACGTACTCAGTAGTTAATGCTGCCTACGATAGGCTGTTCAAACAACTAGAGGTTCCTTTTGTTAAGG TAAATGCTGATACTGGCATGATGGGTGGCAGTGTGTCACACGAGTACCATTACGTATCGGCCGTGGGCGAGGACAACCTGCTGCAGTGCAACTCCTGCGGCTTTGCTGGCAACGCTGAAGTTGTGAAGGCCCCAACTAGCTGCCCGAGTTGTAACAGCACGGATTTGAAGGAAGTACGAGGAGTGGAGGTGGCTCACACCTTTCTGTTGGGTGACAAGTACTCTAAACCCTTGGGCGCCACCTTTCTCAACACCAAAGGCAAGCCGCAATCACTGGTCATGGGCTGCTATGGCATTGGCATCACTAGGGTTATTGCTGCCGCTCTGGAAGTGCTCTCATCCGACCACGAACTTCATTGGCCAAAGCTACTAGCGCCTTACGATGTGTGTTTAATAGGACCCAAGCAAGGCAGCAAGGAGCAGTCGGAAGCGGAGGTGATAGAGAATGAACTTGTACTAAATGTAGGAGAGATTTGCGGACACCAGGAGTTGCTGCATGATGATCGCAAGGAGCTGACAATCGGCAAACGTTTGCTGGAAGCCAAGCGTCTCGGACATCCGCTAACCATTGTGGTGGGAGCAAAAGCAATCCGTCAGGACTCCCCCAAGCTGGAAGTGCACACCAGCAAAGGGGAAACTCTTGAGCTTGATTTAAGTGAAACTCTAAAACTGGTGGCAGAACATAGTCAGTATAAGAAGGGTCTAATACTGGGATGTTTTCAGCCGGACAATGAAGAAAGTAAAAGACGATCAGTTGGCCATCAGCTTTAG
- the LOC120449155 gene encoding probable proline--tRNA ligase, mitochondrial isoform X2 gives MLATTSPISYRQLPLRLFQIGPKFRDELKTRFGLMRAKEFLMKDMYSFDVCEETARETYSVVNAAYDRLFKQLEVPFVKVNADTGMMGGSVSHEYHYVSAVGEDNLLQCNSCGFAGNAEVVKAPTSCPSCNSTDLKEVRGVEVAHTFLLGDKYSKPLGATFLNTKGKPQSLVMGCYGIGITRVIAAALEVLSSDHELHWPKLLAPYDVCLIGPKQGSKEQSEAEVIENELVLNVGEICGHQELLHDDRKELTIGKRLLEAKRLGHPLTIVVGAKAIRQDSPKLEVHTSKGETLELDLSETLKLVAEHSQYKKGLILGCFQPDNEESKRRSVGHQL, from the exons ATGCTGGCCACCACCTCACCCATTTCCTATCGCCAATTGCCATTGAGGCTCTTCCAAATTGGTCCCAAGTTCAGGGATGAGCTTAAGACTCGATTTGGCTTGATGCGAGCCAAGGAATTCCTGATGAAGGACATGTACTCCTTTGATGTCTGCGAGGAAACAGCCAGGGAAACGTACTCAGTAGTTAATGCTGCCTACGATAGGCTGTTCAAACAACTAGAGGTTCCTTTTGTTAAGG TAAATGCTGATACTGGCATGATGGGTGGCAGTGTGTCACACGAGTACCATTACGTATCGGCCGTGGGCGAGGACAACCTGCTGCAGTGCAACTCCTGCGGCTTTGCTGGCAACGCTGAAGTTGTGAAGGCCCCAACTAGCTGCCCGAGTTGTAACAGCACGGATTTGAAGGAAGTACGAGGAGTGGAGGTGGCTCACACCTTTCTGTTGGGTGACAAGTACTCTAAACCCTTGGGCGCCACCTTTCTCAACACCAAAGGCAAGCCGCAATCACTGGTCATGGGCTGCTATGGCATTGGCATCACTAGGGTTATTGCTGCCGCTCTGGAAGTGCTCTCATCCGACCACGAACTTCATTGGCCAAAGCTACTAGCGCCTTACGATGTGTGTTTAATAGGACCCAAGCAAGGCAGCAAGGAGCAGTCGGAAGCGGAGGTGATAGAGAATGAACTTGTACTAAATGTAGGAGAGATTTGCGGACACCAGGAGTTGCTGCATGATGATCGCAAGGAGCTGACAATCGGCAAACGTTTGCTGGAAGCCAAGCGTCTCGGACATCCGCTAACCATTGTGGTGGGAGCAAAAGCAATCCGTCAGGACTCCCCCAAGCTGGAAGTGCACACCAGCAAAGGGGAAACTCTTGAGCTTGATTTAAGTGAAACTCTAAAACTGGTGGCAGAACATAGTCAGTATAAGAAGGGTCTAATACTGGGATGTTTTCAGCCGGACAATGAAGAAAGTAAAAGACGATCAGTTGGCCATCAGCTTTAG
- the LOC120449156 gene encoding uncharacterized protein LOC120449156, protein MAAMGTGFSKCFILFMAIVILVQGVAYLGLSIWGITFRECPDSVTDFSENPFKYAMEMIYFSQESCGDPVLKVSGEQVPLTMDWPKSYAITNREFIFMITYAVISGVWVATSVLVITTLCNRTTKLISGVVYWPWFLSVLAGSVLDVVASVYHGIDLSHTTSMKDALDYIGVTYSDTVGNIWTLMEPFGVYFSTPSILLLCLTSRAGIIWLLNIIGVSFCLSLSGIMAQQNARSDAISRSQAPTRQPTPQPAVALVQPVVEATLVESVQPSAPQENTQYPEQIRPKPLPIFIPSEQRPNSQQFTPGDRTTLQSPVMVLPPQVPQQRDVVTPQPDINTYRTTEAHPDLLNYPPSEPPTPRAPSPAVQQLAVTSPLNNRYSEIYPAPVNPRVSEELRNQMPWSYTSMVTKPPPPPRKPQLQVQIYPQIPEPDYADH, encoded by the exons ATGGCCGCCATGGGCACTGGATTTTCCAAGTGCTTCATACTCTTCATGGCGATTGTCATACTC gtccagggagttgccTACTTGGGCTTGTCCATCTGGGGCATCACCTTCCGGGAGTGTCCGGATAGCGTTACGGACTTCAGTGAAAATCCCTTCAAGTACGCCATGGAAATGATTTACTTTTCGC AGGAGAGCTGTGGTGATCCGGTGCTGAAGGTGTCTGGAGAACAAGTGCCTTTGACCATGGATTGGCCCAAGTCATATGCCATTACCAACCGGGAGTTCATCTTCATGATAACCTACGCAGTCATTAGCGGAGTTTGGGTAGCAACTTCGGTGTTGGTCATAA CCACTTTGTGTAATCGCACCACCAAGCTGATCTCCGGAGTAGTCTATTGGCCCTGGTTCCTATCCGTGCTAGCTGGCAGTGTCCTCGATGTGGTGGCCTCGGTGTATCATGGAATCGACTTAAGTCATACAACG TCAATGAAAGATGCACTGGATTACATTGGAGTCACATATAGTGATACTGTTGGCAATATTTGGACCCTAATGGAGCCCTTCGGCGTATACTTCTCCACGCCATCGATTCTGCTACTGTGCCTCACAAGTCGCGCTGGCATCATCTGGCTGCTGAACATCATTGGAGTCAGCTTCTGTCTCTCGTTGTCCGGAATCATGGCGCAGCAGAACGCGAGATCAGACGCCATCAGCAGGAGTCAGGCTCCCACACGACAGCCGACGCCACAGCCTGCGGTGGCATTAGTTCAGCCGGTGGTGGAGGCCACCCTAGTGGAATCTGTTCAGCCTTCGGCACCGCAAGAGAACACTCAATATCCGGAGCAGATCCGACCCAAGCCGCTGCCCATTTTCATTCCCTCGGAGCAGCGTCCGAATTCCCAGCAGTTTACACCCGGAGATCGCACCACTTTGCAGTCCCCTGTGATGGTGCTGCCACCACAAGTTCCCCAACAGAGAGATGTCGTCACTCCGCAGCCTGACATCAACACCTATCGCACCACCGAGGCTCATCCCGACCTCCTCAACTATCCACCCTCGGAGCCACCAACGCCACGTGCTCCTTCGCCGGCTGTCCAACAACTGGCGGTGACGTCGCCACTAAACAATCGCTACAGCGAGATATATCCGGCTCCAGTGAATCCCCGCGTTAGCGAAGAGCTGCGCAACCAGATGCCTTGGTCGTACACCAGCATGGTGACTaagccaccaccgccgccacgCAAGCCCCAGCTTCAAGTGCAGATCTACCCGCAGATTCCGGAACCTGATTATGCGGATCACTAG
- the LOC120449855 gene encoding uncharacterized protein LOC120449855 — translation MKCFLLTTLLATLAASSLAAPFDLGDLFAGYQPLEKQDVVKRQVEANPDAELKQVSFHGLIGDLEDSLFQSALSLHQASAPGSVVEEVKPESEEHELIKRSDESTPATSDVSSADDGLARKILLQTTRKVPDGEDGLPAHLIIDHVSVQPHNGGALPLIPTFQVHHTKLISATIKEDSNSDSSDGKQTKISITKTSITSTAPIESVEEAVALAGSATNAEEATTKLETTTKAVEKEEADKSSTTILTIVSSSTSTTTTTTTEEPIQKLKKDEEKLKEKVAEVEADPVILSARV, via the exons ATGAAGTGCTTTTTGCTAACCACC TTGCTGGCGACCCTGGCGGCTTCCTCGTTGGCCGCCCCCTTCGATTTGGGTGATCTCTTCGCGGGCTATCAGCCGTTGGAGAAGCAGGATGTGGTGAAGCGGCAGGTGGAAGCCAATCCCGATGCCGAGCTGAAGCAGGTCTCGTTCCACGGCCTGATCGGAGATCTGGAGGACAGTCTGTTCCAGTCCGCATTGAGTCTGCACCAGGCCAGCGCGCCGGGCAGCGTGGTGGAGGAGGTGAAGCCGGAATCTGAGGAGCACGAGCTGATCAAGCGATCCGATGAGTCCACGCCGGCCACATCAGACGTCTCGTCCGCGGACGACGGTTTGGCTCGCAAGATTCTGCTGCAGACCACCAGGAAGGTGCCCGATGGGGAGGATGGTCTGCCCGCCCACTTGATAATCGATCATGTGTCGGTGCAGCCACACAATGGCGGTGCCCTGCCACTGATTCCCACCTTCCAGGTGCACCACACCAAGCTGATCTCGGCCACCATCAAGGAGGATTCCAATAGCGACAGCAGCGATGGCAAGCAGACCAAGATAAGCATCACCAAAACATCGATTACGTCCACGGCTCCAATTGAGAGTGTGGAGGAAGCGGTGGCCCTTGCTGGATCTGCGACCAACGCCGAGGAAGCCACCACCAAGCTGGAGACGACCACAAAGGCCGTCGAGAAGGAGGAGGCTGACAAGAGCTCCACCACCATCTTGACCATTGTGAGCAGCTCCacttccaccaccaccaccaccaccacggaGGAGCCTATCCAGAAGCTGAAGAAGGACGAGGAGAAGCTGAAGGAGAAGGTGGCCGAGGTGGAGGCCGATCCCGTCATCCTCTCGGCTCGCGTTTAA
- the LOC120447681 gene encoding uncharacterized protein LOC120447681, whose amino-acid sequence MQVHQAVFGAAVLGMLLAIGGSLPVLDASSGIDNATIEELRASVNDTPKNLYVVKAVVYEIGILTEVGENDTSFESQERVDLTFYDTHSNKSHIDLGNIPLPIQTNVTGQVLTGIAPVNLGAFSSPQELLETLPLTGSIVNITHSDTAFYQLSRSNTSAADKPQILDQDALSKLTHAAQLFPPSSQIGQSVPVNPAADNEVPQTEPED is encoded by the exons ATGCAGGTCCACCAGGCTGTGTTTGGTGCCGCCGTGCTCGGCATGCTGTTGGCCATCGGAGGCTCCCTGCCCGTGCTGGATGCCAGCTCCGGCATCGACAACGCCACCATCGAGGAGCTGAGGGCCAGCGTCAACGATACCCCCAAGAATCT CTATGTGGTCAAGGCGGTGGTCTATGAGATCGGCATCCTGACGGAGGTGGGCGAAAATGACACGAGCTTTGAGAGTCAGGAACGCGTGGATCTGACCTTCTACGACACGCACAGCAACAAGAGCCACATTGACCTGGGCAACATCCCGCTGCCCATCCAGACGAACGTCACCGGTCAAGTGCTGACCGGCATTGCGCCCGTGAATCTGGGAGCCTTCAGCAGTCCCCAGGAACTCCTGGAAACCCTGCCCCTGACCGGCAGCATTGTGAACATCACGCACAGCGACACCGCCTTCTATCAACTGAGCAGATCGAACACCAGTGCCGCCGACAAGCCACAGATCCTGGATCAGGATGCGCTGTCCAAGCTCACGCATGCGGCCCAGTTGTTCCCACCATCGTCCCAAATTGGGCAATCAGTGCCAGTGAACCCAGCCGCCGATAACGAAGTGCCCCAGACGGAACCCGAGGATTAG